A single Prevotella sp. E15-22 DNA region contains:
- a CDS encoding two-component regulator propeller domain-containing protein, producing the protein MRRTILLLLLTILYAGSIFGQAAQFFPSDRFSSSLVSDLCQDQMGSVWVATDYGLNKFDGYRFAYYLHDDKDPSSINVNVVVTLFCDKDGRLWVGTNRGLDRFDPATETFVHYPFPKNLHPRVSSIIQRRKDGVIMVGTAGYGVFSVGSDGKMKEVAFDPSDQFFSRFFEDSRGRLWKSGFDDAIVMYDGKKRKVFHSAVGNPQAFVEYGDELLVVCLHGLMSYHNGQMAVSDIDLGVAAKKEAVFNHATMTGDGSIYIGTRGQGLYRLALNASRRLEHVEIDAAGVDPNTAKINCVMSDRGGNLWLGCHRKGLLMVPLRPVDFNNWSFQSQGISLGSCISSVCEGDEGMVWCTVQGVGIYGFNKHGHVAAHPSAPEAVEFIFRDKQKRFWVGTDDGLFAYDPQTGRYQLKVTFDCDRFNDMTSDDKGRIYISTFSRGFCIYDPETGSLRNRNFSERDSVRGWLCNNWIMGMSSDNRGYIWMATSSGVSCYDPRTDSFRSQGWNSQLDGVVCFDVCELHSGNLADGRSLDGCIAIGTEQGLYLYDRHSRRVERFPGSDQLANKAICYIVQSNNGDLWCSTSQGIWQYKQSCHSFIGHINGNGLVQKEFLYGVGMHTNDDMVFFGHNDGLTVFEPKNVNAANPSLAPLQLTAFLVSGQGVNTRTVLNGVRITEVPVSQSDHFTLSYLDHTITLCFSQMNFDNPMNVTYEYRVNGGEWIRNSAGVNDFTLSHLQPGTYRIEVRAQQGNEYTPEKVVVVTIRAPWYRTTLAYIIYFTILLILGVYVFLAYRRHTHEQLNEDKMKFLINATHDIRSPLTLIMSPLANLKRHIGDENPDALRDIDTIDRNAKRILNLVNQILDVRKIDKQQMQLHCQKTDLVAYTQSIYKMFEYNAREHNITFTFKHDMDSLDIWIDRSQFDKVITNLLSNAFKYSYDGGSVEIRLSQNDHQAILQVLDSGQGLDSENLKHIFERFYQGSNSRRLHIAGTGIGLNLCKMIVDMHHGSIEAHNRKGESGAVFEVCLPLGNGHLSPNEIDDTPEEIEVIEPAPAAAPAKSGTKHRVLIVDDDAEIGRYISTELGKYYKFTVCSNGKEGIKELLAGNYDVVVSDVMMPEMDGFTMLRMIKTSVKVSHVPVIMLTSMSDVAHRLEGLERGADAYLAKPFELEELHMVIENQIQTRQRLKGKYSGAQQQADKVETVEVKGNDELLMERIMKSVNRNLSNSDFNVDMLTQEVGISRAQLHRKMKELTGISTSEFIRNIRLEQAARLLREQKVNVTQVAYTVGFSNLAHFSTIFRKHFGIAPSEYAEQEGEGDSE; encoded by the coding sequence ATGAGACGTACTATACTATTACTCCTTTTAACCATACTGTATGCAGGGTCGATTTTTGGCCAGGCTGCTCAGTTCTTTCCTTCCGATCGTTTCTCAAGTAGTCTTGTTTCTGACCTATGTCAGGACCAGATGGGATCTGTATGGGTTGCTACAGACTACGGACTGAATAAGTTCGACGGCTATCGCTTTGCTTATTATCTTCACGATGACAAAGATCCATCGTCAATCAATGTCAATGTGGTGGTTACGCTGTTTTGCGATAAGGATGGTCGTCTGTGGGTAGGAACCAATCGCGGTCTGGATCGTTTTGATCCGGCAACCGAGACCTTTGTGCATTATCCCTTCCCTAAAAACCTGCATCCTCGTGTGTCGAGTATCATTCAGCGACGTAAGGATGGTGTAATTATGGTGGGTACGGCTGGTTACGGCGTGTTCTCTGTCGGTTCAGACGGTAAGATGAAGGAGGTGGCTTTTGATCCCAGCGACCAGTTCTTTAGCCGTTTCTTTGAGGACTCTCGTGGCCGTCTTTGGAAAAGTGGTTTCGACGATGCCATTGTGATGTATGATGGCAAGAAGAGAAAGGTGTTTCATTCTGCTGTGGGAAATCCGCAGGCTTTCGTAGAGTATGGCGATGAGCTTCTGGTGGTATGTCTCCACGGATTGATGTCTTACCATAACGGTCAGATGGCTGTTTCTGATATCGACCTTGGTGTGGCAGCAAAGAAAGAGGCTGTGTTTAATCATGCTACCATGACTGGCGACGGATCTATATATATAGGTACGCGCGGACAAGGTCTTTATCGTTTGGCTTTGAATGCCTCGCGTAGATTGGAACATGTAGAGATTGATGCGGCGGGTGTTGACCCTAATACTGCTAAGATTAATTGCGTGATGAGCGACCGTGGTGGTAACCTTTGGCTGGGCTGCCACCGTAAGGGCTTGCTGATGGTGCCTTTGCGTCCGGTTGACTTCAACAACTGGAGTTTCCAGTCACAGGGCATTAGTCTTGGTTCATGTATCTCGTCTGTGTGCGAAGGTGATGAGGGCATGGTATGGTGCACTGTTCAGGGTGTTGGTATCTATGGCTTTAATAAGCACGGACACGTGGCGGCTCATCCGTCAGCACCTGAGGCTGTCGAGTTTATCTTCCGTGATAAACAGAAGCGTTTCTGGGTGGGTACTGATGATGGTCTTTTTGCTTATGACCCTCAGACAGGCCGCTATCAGTTGAAGGTGACCTTCGACTGCGACCGCTTTAATGATATGACCAGCGATGATAAGGGCCGAATTTATATCTCTACCTTCTCGCGAGGCTTCTGTATCTATGATCCAGAGACAGGCAGCCTGCGCAATCGGAATTTCTCTGAGCGTGATTCTGTGCGTGGTTGGTTGTGTAATAACTGGATCATGGGCATGTCGAGTGATAATAGAGGATATATCTGGATGGCCACCTCTTCGGGTGTCTCATGCTATGATCCCCGTACAGACAGCTTCCGCTCGCAGGGATGGAACTCTCAGCTGGATGGTGTTGTCTGCTTCGATGTGTGCGAATTGCACAGCGGTAATCTGGCTGATGGTCGTTCTCTTGATGGCTGTATTGCTATAGGCACAGAACAGGGACTCTATCTCTATGATCGTCATTCTCGTCGTGTGGAGCGCTTCCCTGGTAGTGATCAGCTTGCCAATAAGGCTATCTGCTATATTGTTCAGTCGAATAACGGTGACCTGTGGTGCTCTACGTCTCAGGGCATATGGCAGTATAAGCAGTCTTGCCATAGCTTCATTGGCCATATCAATGGCAATGGTCTTGTTCAGAAGGAGTTCTTATATGGTGTAGGTATGCACACTAATGACGACATGGTGTTCTTTGGACATAATGACGGACTGACCGTCTTCGAACCAAAGAACGTTAATGCGGCCAACCCCTCGTTGGCTCCCCTGCAGTTGACAGCCTTCCTCGTCAGCGGTCAGGGCGTTAATACCCGTACCGTGCTGAATGGTGTCCGTATCACGGAGGTGCCTGTCAGTCAGAGTGACCATTTTACTCTTAGTTATCTGGACCATACCATTACCCTCTGTTTTTCTCAGATGAATTTCGATAACCCCATGAATGTGACATACGAGTATCGTGTCAATGGTGGTGAATGGATTCGCAATAGTGCGGGGGTTAATGACTTTACGTTGAGTCATCTGCAGCCAGGTACCTATCGGATTGAGGTTCGTGCCCAGCAGGGTAATGAGTATACCCCCGAGAAGGTCGTTGTGGTAACGATCCGTGCGCCTTGGTATCGCACGACGTTGGCCTACATTATTTATTTTACAATCCTGCTGATTCTGGGTGTTTATGTGTTCCTTGCCTATCGTCGTCATACGCATGAGCAATTGAACGAGGACAAGATGAAGTTCCTGATAAATGCAACCCACGATATCCGTTCACCGCTAACACTCATCATGAGTCCGTTGGCCAATCTGAAACGTCATATTGGCGATGAGAATCCTGACGCACTGCGAGACATCGATACCATTGACCGCAACGCCAAGCGAATCCTGAACTTGGTTAACCAAATTCTGGATGTGCGTAAGATTGATAAGCAGCAGATGCAGTTGCATTGTCAGAAGACCGACCTTGTGGCCTATACCCAGAGTATCTATAAGATGTTCGAGTATAATGCTCGCGAGCACAACATCACGTTCACCTTTAAGCATGACATGGACTCGCTCGATATATGGATTGACCGCAGTCAGTTTGATAAGGTGATTACTAATCTGTTGTCCAATGCTTTTAAGTATAGTTATGATGGAGGTAGTGTGGAAATCCGGCTCTCACAGAATGACCATCAAGCCATTCTTCAGGTGTTAGACAGTGGACAGGGTCTTGACAGTGAGAACCTGAAGCATATATTTGAGCGTTTCTACCAGGGCAGTAACTCACGTCGCCTGCATATTGCAGGAACGGGTATTGGTCTGAACCTCTGTAAGATGATTGTGGATATGCACCATGGTTCCATCGAGGCTCACAACCGCAAGGGTGAGAGCGGTGCAGTCTTTGAGGTGTGCCTGCCTCTGGGTAATGGTCATCTGTCGCCTAATGAGATTGATGATACACCGGAGGAGATTGAGGTGATTGAGCCTGCACCTGCAGCAGCGCCTGCTAAGTCGGGCACGAAACATCGTGTGCTTATCGTTGATGATGATGCAGAGATTGGCCGTTATATCTCTACCGAGTTGGGCAAATACTATAAGTTTACGGTTTGCTCAAATGGTAAGGAAGGTATCAAGGAACTGCTCGCAGGCAACTACGATGTAGTGGTGAGTGATGTGATGATGCCCGAGATGGATGGCTTCACCATGCTGCGCATGATTAAGACGAGCGTCAAGGTGTCGCATGTACCTGTCATCATGCTGACGTCAATGTCTGATGTGGCACATCGACTGGAAGGTCTGGAACGTGGTGCCGATGCCTATCTGGCTAAGCCGTTCGAACTGGAGGAACTTCACATGGTTATTGAGAACCAGATTCAGACGCGTCAGCGCTTGAAGGGGAAATACAGTGGTGCTCAGCAACAAGCCGACAAGGTTGAGACTGTTGAGGTGAAGGGTAATGATGAACTGCTCATGGAGCGCATCATGAAGTCGGTGAACAGAAACCTGTCGAACAGTGACTTCAATGTTGACATGCTGACACAGGAGGTTGGTATCAGTCGTGCACAGTTGCATCGCAAGATGAAGGAACTTACCGGTATATCCACCAGCGAGTTTATACGAAACATCCGCTTGGAACAGGCAGCTCGTCTGCTGCGCGAACAGAAGGTCAACGTTACCCAGGTGGCTTATACCGTTGGCTTCTCGAACCTGGCCCACTTCTCCACCATCTTCCGCAAACACTTTGGTATAGCTCCTTCAGAGTATGCCGAACAAGAGGGAGAGGGCGACTCAGAATAA
- a CDS encoding carbohydrate binding domain-containing protein has product MNKTFRMMFALVLMVLGVTTANAEKVSLQDVPFCVWDGWTADAKSTSDATCAWVLDEPTDLPYGDPSVINYADLSAYTKLIVEVTEGSPRFLLNRDVDEGQWNATEAESHLIDNTKEGWSAKYFSKEGDNTYVVDLKAIVKDKGFCHLHCIKGANWANVTVTKMELEKAAGAVVSVGWNNLINNSNMEGEDNSSFFTKLNTGDDAGTVLASEIQDEVGVDGSRGIVVAAGDKTKDPWDNQFWFRFNEPVPAGTKYRVSFDYRADEAATVATQAHAEPGDYIHYDLFGNLEFDTDWKTFEKEGTVTADQSKDDKKFLSVAFNLNDDSHPGANNYYFDNIVFEVYKLGTMVEYCEDFIKIDFGFDTNIPALVKATGKPRLLFPKNCVKVTVDGEVLEEGAITSVEGFADGRFYIFLEENIDGNKVEVKFTNPSDPAYHLVYTSAAVEGQDVANYDGEATLNEDLSFDYMDSYAYIMVTPIIIESDPEQGSFNLPNSLKNFNVTFDKLADCTNMVATLNGQKMTITPVEPVEKTTSKGAKIICSEKIVLTRQGDADLSTGTYTIKLDKVYPEARLNDLEFGEYEYSFYIGQVEVNPNDTIKDVVANTFATCEAGGIPEGYNVKFGEEERTYESTYGSGSRMFNFGEGGDFLKGLYFREGYVQYGAMEGYALQLEGGKKYRITFNSCMWKDNGSSMTFSILNPADLEAEAYLTKTINNTPNVNGSQNAVTGSTFTTIDFTPAVTDNYLLRWSVGGFNEVILANVEMKYIPSTMGIEETQLLNTALANAKSALNANSAPRYAGVDYSALNAAVIKYEAEKSSYTAPSKFQNAAAELDALTAALKDHRSLCDNYDTQIKKSIEVERVNEVSKFNATELYGEVKALNAKYHGTYEWVSKVDPEDPDADPTTDLVYSFDVLTQKDSLTVAVKELTEIATLGSLLFTEGVSAPESANGGKATGVAVLFDRLRLGLETIGTLSKALNLDVDSAFIKEANTCLVDDDALANVVKLRIKQLLYSDLKNADSKLFATTIDETTEEEVVPSYDMTVFVKNPNTYKQLPNMDFTAENVPGWTTPEGFSKPGLTVGWGQPKNVAGVAEDCMFQTWGSGYRVEQTVTDLPAGVYTIKYGFGERDGGDGNEGNLEGSFAFVKLSDTPAVEPVEEGEEPNEEDRDLNFAATVDVTHIGQAFPFATGNNPLMIEEVVVTDGVLTIGVNAGSSSHTFFNDVRLLMSNKTNADYAAAYNEVIGELAPVDNVREARVRGVELYDLNGRRIVSANKGIQIVKKYMTDGTVRIEKVVKK; this is encoded by the coding sequence ATGAACAAAACTTTCCGCATGATGTTCGCGCTGGTACTGATGGTGCTTGGCGTGACAACTGCAAACGCAGAGAAGGTGTCCCTTCAGGATGTACCTTTCTGTGTGTGGGATGGCTGGACCGCTGATGCCAAGAGCACCAGTGATGCCACTTGCGCGTGGGTTCTTGATGAACCCACAGACTTGCCTTATGGCGATCCCAGTGTAATTAACTATGCTGACCTGTCGGCTTACACCAAGTTGATTGTCGAGGTGACAGAAGGTTCTCCTCGTTTCCTCCTCAACCGTGACGTTGATGAGGGTCAGTGGAATGCTACCGAAGCAGAGTCTCACCTGATTGATAATACTAAGGAAGGTTGGTCTGCTAAGTACTTCTCTAAAGAAGGTGACAACACTTATGTTGTTGACCTGAAGGCTATCGTTAAGGACAAGGGCTTCTGTCACCTGCACTGTATTAAGGGTGCCAATTGGGCCAATGTTACCGTAACGAAGATGGAGCTCGAGAAGGCTGCTGGTGCTGTTGTTTCTGTAGGTTGGAACAACCTGATTAACAATAGTAACATGGAAGGTGAAGACAATAGCAGCTTCTTTACTAAGTTGAACACTGGCGACGACGCTGGTACTGTACTGGCTTCTGAGATTCAGGATGAGGTTGGTGTTGATGGTAGCCGTGGTATTGTTGTGGCTGCTGGCGACAAGACAAAGGATCCTTGGGACAACCAGTTCTGGTTCCGCTTTAATGAGCCCGTACCCGCAGGTACTAAGTATCGCGTAAGCTTCGACTATCGTGCTGATGAGGCTGCTACCGTAGCTACTCAGGCACATGCTGAGCCTGGTGATTATATCCACTACGATCTCTTTGGAAATCTTGAATTTGATACCGATTGGAAGACCTTCGAGAAGGAAGGTACTGTTACTGCCGATCAGTCTAAGGACGATAAGAAGTTCCTTTCTGTTGCTTTCAACCTGAACGATGATTCTCATCCTGGTGCTAACAACTATTATTTCGACAACATCGTATTCGAGGTTTATAAGCTCGGTACAATGGTAGAATACTGTGAGGACTTTATTAAGATTGACTTTGGTTTCGATACCAATATCCCTGCTTTGGTGAAGGCTACAGGCAAGCCCCGTCTGCTTTTCCCCAAGAACTGTGTTAAGGTGACTGTTGATGGTGAGGTTCTTGAAGAAGGCGCTATTACTTCTGTAGAGGGCTTTGCTGATGGTCGTTTCTACATTTTCCTTGAGGAGAATATTGATGGAAATAAGGTTGAGGTGAAGTTTACAAACCCCAGCGATCCTGCCTACCACCTGGTTTACACCTCTGCTGCTGTTGAGGGTCAGGATGTGGCTAACTATGATGGTGAGGCTACTCTGAACGAGGATCTTTCTTTCGATTACATGGACTCTTATGCCTATATCATGGTAACACCTATTATTATTGAGTCTGATCCTGAGCAGGGTTCATTCAACCTGCCCAACAGTCTGAAGAACTTCAACGTTACTTTCGATAAGCTTGCTGATTGCACCAATATGGTGGCTACCCTGAATGGTCAGAAGATGACTATCACTCCTGTTGAGCCCGTTGAGAAGACTACTTCTAAGGGCGCTAAGATTATTTGCTCTGAGAAGATTGTGCTGACTCGTCAGGGTGATGCTGACCTGTCTACAGGCACATATACTATTAAGCTTGATAAGGTATATCCTGAGGCTCGCTTAAATGACCTGGAGTTTGGTGAGTACGAGTACTCATTCTATATTGGCCAGGTTGAGGTGAATCCCAACGACACCATTAAGGATGTTGTTGCCAACACCTTCGCTACTTGTGAGGCTGGTGGTATCCCCGAAGGCTACAATGTGAAGTTCGGTGAAGAGGAGCGTACTTACGAGTCTACCTACGGTTCTGGCTCACGTATGTTTAACTTCGGCGAGGGTGGTGACTTCTTGAAGGGTCTCTACTTCCGTGAGGGTTATGTACAGTATGGTGCTATGGAGGGTTACGCACTCCAACTCGAGGGTGGTAAGAAATATAGAATCACCTTCAACTCTTGCATGTGGAAGGACAATGGTTCTTCAATGACCTTCTCTATTCTGAATCCTGCCGATTTGGAGGCTGAGGCTTATCTGACAAAGACTATCAATAATACTCCTAACGTCAATGGTAGTCAGAATGCAGTTACTGGTTCTACCTTTACAACAATCGACTTCACTCCTGCAGTAACAGACAACTACTTGCTGCGTTGGAGCGTAGGTGGCTTCAATGAGGTTATCCTTGCTAACGTCGAGATGAAGTACATCCCCAGCACAATGGGTATTGAGGAGACTCAGTTGCTGAACACCGCTCTGGCTAATGCTAAGTCTGCTCTGAATGCAAACTCTGCACCTCGCTATGCTGGTGTTGATTACAGTGCACTGAATGCCGCTGTTATCAAGTACGAGGCTGAGAAGAGCAGCTATACTGCTCCTTCTAAGTTCCAGAATGCTGCTGCTGAGCTGGATGCTCTGACCGCTGCTCTGAAGGATCACCGTTCACTCTGCGACAACTACGATACTCAGATTAAGAAGTCTATCGAAGTTGAGCGCGTAAACGAGGTTTCTAAGTTCAATGCTACTGAACTCTATGGTGAAGTGAAGGCTCTCAACGCTAAGTATCATGGTACTTACGAGTGGGTTTCTAAGGTTGATCCTGAGGATCCCGATGCTGATCCTACCACTGATCTTGTTTACAGCTTTGATGTGCTGACTCAGAAGGATTCTCTGACTGTTGCTGTTAAGGAACTGACAGAGATTGCAACACTGGGTTCTCTGCTCTTCACTGAGGGCGTTTCTGCTCCTGAGAGTGCAAATGGTGGTAAGGCTACTGGTGTGGCTGTTCTGTTCGACCGTCTGCGTCTGGGTCTTGAGACCATTGGTACTTTGTCAAAGGCTCTGAACCTGGATGTTGATAGTGCATTCATTAAGGAGGCTAACACCTGTCTGGTTGACGACGATGCTCTGGCTAATGTTGTTAAGCTGAGAATCAAGCAGCTCCTCTATTCTGATCTGAAGAATGCTGATAGCAAACTGTTTGCTACCACCATCGACGAGACTACTGAGGAGGAGGTTGTTCCTTCTTACGATATGACTGTGTTCGTGAAGAACCCCAACACCTATAAGCAGCTGCCTAACATGGACTTCACTGCTGAGAATGTTCCTGGATGGACTACTCCTGAGGGCTTCAGCAAGCCAGGTCTTACTGTTGGTTGGGGTCAGCCCAAGAACGTTGCAGGTGTTGCTGAGGACTGCATGTTCCAGACATGGGGTAGCGGTTATCGCGTAGAGCAGACTGTTACTGACCTGCCCGCTGGTGTTTACACCATTAAGTATGGCTTCGGTGAGCGTGATGGTGGCGATGGCAACGAGGGTAACCTTGAGGGTAGCTTCGCTTTCGTTAAGCTTTCTGACACTCCTGCTGTAGAGCCCGTAGAAGAGGGTGAGGAACCCAATGAGGAGGATCGCGATCTGAACTTCGCAGCAACTGTTGATGTTACTCACATCGGACAGGCATTCCCCTTCGCAACTGGTAACAATCCTTTGATGATCGAGGAAGTTGTTGTAACAGACGGTGTTCTTACCATCGGTGTTAACGCAGGTTCTAGCTCTCACACGTTCTTCAACGATGTTCGTCTGTTGATGTCTAACAAGACCAATGCCGACTATGCTGCTGCATACAACGAGGTGATTGGTGAGTTGGCTCCCGTCGACAATGTTCGCGAGGCTCGTGTTCGTGGCGTTGAGCTCTACGACCTGAACGGACGTCGCATCGTTTCGGCTAACAAGGGTATCCAGATTGTGAAGAAATACATGACTGACGGTACCGTTCGTATTGAGAAGGTAGTTAAGAAATAA